In Drosophila nasuta strain 15112-1781.00 chromosome 2R, ASM2355853v1, whole genome shotgun sequence, a single genomic region encodes these proteins:
- the LOC132784856 gene encoding hexokinase type 2: MMAANPQRDFPEAYELCKKFDISDANMEEIVQRLTKEIKMGLAKDTHPRAVVKCFITYVQDLPTGKERGKYLALDLGGTNFRVLLVTLRSETEIDIESKSYVISKTLMEGPGKDLFDFIAECLSSFCKDYHIEKENLPLGFTFSFPLKQVGINKGIMITWTKGFKCDGVIGKNVVELLQDAINRRGDLKVRIVAILNDTTGTLMSCAFGNRNCRIGLIVGTGSNACYVEKTSNTEMLEGYQTSNKPNMIVNCELGAFGDNGVLDFIRTPYDNAVDKQSINPKRQTLEKCISGMYLGELVRHVVVELMGKGLLFKGLDSQAIHEKWRFQTSYISDIESDPEGSYRQAAMIMDQMGIRTHVEKDLACLRYICQTVSTRSAKLTSCVLACLIQKMNTKDCSVGIDGGVYRYHPHYHNLLVENMNKLLKGSAKFELIVSEDGSGRGAALIAAVSV, encoded by the coding sequence ATGATGGCGGCAAATCCACAACGAGATTTTCCAGAGGCATACGAGCTCTGCAAGAAGTTTGACATAAGCGATGCAAACATGGAGGAGATCGTGCAACGCTTGACCAAGGAGATCAAAATGGGTCTGGCCAAGGATACGCATCCGCGAGCTGTGGTCAAATGCTTTATCACTTATGTGCAGGATCTGCCCACGGGCAAGGAGCGTGGCAAGTATCTGGCTCTCGATTTGGGCGGCACCAATTTCCGTGTGTTGCTGGTGACGCTGCGAAGTGAAACCGAGATCGATATTGAGTCCAAGAGTTATGTGATTAGCAAGACACTAATGGAGGGTCCCGGCAAGGATCTGTTTGATTTTATCGCCGAGTGTTTGTCCAGCTTTTGCAAGGACTATCACATCGAGAAGGAAAACCTGCCGCTGGGCTTCACATTCTCGTTTCCCCTGAAACAGGTCGGCATCAACAAGGGCATCATGATCACCTGGACCAAGGGCTTCAAATGCGATGGTGTCATTGGCAAAAATGTCGTCGAACTTCTTCAGGATGCCATCAATCGACGTGGCGATCTCAAGGTACGCATTGTGGCCATACTCAACGACACTACGGGCACCCTCATGTCCTGCGCCTTTGGCAATCGCAATTGTCGGATTGGTCTGATCGTCGGCACCGGCAGCAATGCCTGCTATGTGGAGAAGACGAGCAACACCGAAATGCTCGAAGGATATCAGACCAGCAATAAGCCCAACATGATTGTCAACTGCGAGTTGGGCGCATTTGGTGATAATGGAGTCTTGGATTTCATTCGAACACCCTACGATAATGCGGTCGATAAGCAATCGATAAATCCGAAGCGACAAACCCTTGAGAAGTGCATCTCTGGCATGTATCTGGGTGAATTGGTTCGTCATGTGGTCGTCGAGCTGATGGGCAAGGGACTGTTGTTCAAGGGCCTCGATTCGCAGGCCATTCACGAGAAATGGCGTTTCCAGACCAGCTATATCTCGGACATTGAGTCCGATCCGGAGGGCAGCTATCGGCAAGCTGCCATGATTATGGATCAGATGGGCATACGGACTCATGTGGAGAAAGATTTGGCGTGTTTGCGATACATTTGTCAAACGGTGTCCACGCGATCTGCTAAGTTGACATCGTGTGTACTTGCCTGTCTTATACAAAAGATGAATACAAAGGATTGCTCGGTGGGTATCGATGGCGGAGTCTATCGCTACCATCCGCACTATCACAACTTGCTGGTGGAAAACATGAACAAGTTGCTTAAAGGCTCCGCGAAGTTTGAATTGATTGTTTCTGAAGATGGTTCGGGTCGTGGTGCAGCATTGATTGCTGCCGTTAGCGTTTAA
- the LOC132784858 gene encoding succinate dehydrogenase cytochrome b560 subunit, mitochondrial, with protein sequence MFALTSSLVRSPALRQGLQVAAANRQVSVKVVSVGSTLKDESFFEKNERLGRQMSPHLTIYKPQLTSMLSIMHRGTGLALGVGVWGLGLGALISSHDISHYVTMVEGLQLSGGALTAIKFIIAYPVGYHSANGIRHLLWDTGRFLKIKEVYSTGYAMVAASVVITAILALI encoded by the exons AT GTTTGCACTAACCAGTTCACTTGTGCGCTCTCCAGCGCTGCGTCAGGGCCTCCAAGTGGCCGCCGCTAACCGCCAGGTCTCCGTGAAAGTCGTCTCCGTTGGCTCCACGCTGAAGGATGAGAGTTTCTTCGAGAAGAACGAACGCCTGGGCCGCCAGATGTCGCCCCATCTGACCATCTACAAGCCACAGCTGACCTCCATGCTGTCGATCATGCATCGCGGCACCGGCCTCGCTCTCGGCGTTGGCGTCTGGGGTCTGGGATTGGGTGCCCTCATCTCGTCGCACGACATCAGCCACTATGTGACCATGGTGGAGGGTCTGCAGCTAAGTGGCGGCGCCTTGACCGCCATTAAGTTCATCATAGCCTATCCTGTGGGTTATCACTCCGCTAACGGTATTCGCCATCTGCTATGGGACACCGGTCGTTTCCTCAAAATCAAAGAGGTCTACTCTACCGGTTATGCAATGGTCGCCGCCTCCGTTGTCATCACAGCCATCTTGGCACTGATCTAA